The DNA segment ATCTTGCAAATTTTCATCCATATTATGGTATGGTCGCTCAGCAGTCCCAGATGAACTAGAAGAGGGTTCATCCTTCGGGCTAACTTGGtttaacttttgctcaacaaaagCACTGCTGATTCCATTCGCAGGTAAAGATCGAACTGCATAGGCAAAATATAAAATGTcggattaatttaaaaaaaaaaaaaaaagaatagcaCTAgctgtaatattttttttttaaaaaaaagggaATCAGTGATAATGATTAGATGATATAATGTTCTAGATAAGACTTGCCATTAAAAAGGTAAGACCATACCAGAAGTAACAGGAATTTCTGCACCTTTACGAGCTATACTGCTGGTTGATCTTGATAAGCTACCCAATTTTCCATCAGATTGTGAAGCATTTGACTCTTTATTGTTGCTTGTAGTTGATACCATGACACTATCACCATGAGGTGTGAGCTTTTGACTGACCTTAGGCACAGAGATATTAGAACTATTTGTCACTGAAACTCCCATAGGACGGCCCAATTTAGATGAACTTTTACTTTCAAATGCACTTTGTTCTTTCACTTGTTTTAATGCTTTTATATCCTGAGCCTGAGAAAATTTTGATGAAAGCATTTTAACTTTTGAATCAGTAGCATTGGAACGGACTGAGCTCACTGATCTAAATGACATGGATTTGCTTATCATCCTGGCAGTTCCCTCCTTAATATCAAGAGAACGATTTTCTCTACTGCCCTTCTGCTTTTGAGGAACCTCATCAACAAGTTTTACCTTTGATTTGgaaaaagtattgaatgaattggACTTCAATAGAGTACCTGTACAGAAAGAAGCAATGAAATGGTGCTTGCAATAATGAACATCAGAATGAGAAAACCATGACCTCCATCCAACTGATATACACTATGCCTTAAGTTGCACTAGGTGGATAAATTTAACCTTACAGGTTTTCATACAATAATTCACAACAATCCAACTTGAAGATATACTGCTTTATCCATATAAAATCATGCATATCAACTGGATATAAACGCAGACTCCATCTATGCCATAACATTTTCATTCATTGAACAATGGGTCGTTGGAAAACCCATTGCTACAAAATGGACCTGAAAATTTTGACGTATGACACATATGTAAAAAATATTTGATATGATAACCAGTTTGGAAAACTTGGAGCAGATATAAATTTACGTACTTTCCACATCCAACAGATATATACAAGCAATTAGAAAGCTATTTTCCATACCCTTGGGCGTCTGAATTCGTGGAACAATAGAAGAACGTGCAGTTTCCGGAGTATCAATACTGGAGTGATTGACAAAAGATGTTTGCTGAGCTGGATTTACTTTCCCTTTATCTAAGCCCTTGAAAGAACTATCCCGCAACAATGCAGCTGGTCTGCTGGGGCTGGATGACTTTGGTGATCCAAAAGTTGTTTCAATAGCCTGCCTTTTTGATGCTGACGCCACCTCCATTGTTTCTACATGTCTCTTGCCAGAACTGTGTGCACTTGCTTTGTTCATTCTTTTACCTTCAGAATCTGAACCTTCAAATCAATTTCACACAGAGTTAAAAATGCAAATGCTTGTGTGTCCAaaatgctgaaatttttataaatatggcATTTTCAGCCTATACATTTCGCTTTACCTTGCTTCTGGTTTTCAGTTTCCTCAGCTAATTTGCATTCTTCACACAACCAATCTCCTTCAGGAACTTTCTGAAGCATTTCTCGCATGCAATAGCTGATTGATAGCAACAGTCATGTTAAACTTGTATTAAGTATGGTTTATTTAATAGAACATGATAACAAACAAAAGTTGACAACAGAAGAAAACATAGATCAAAGGTCATATATGCTTACGTGTGTTCTGCACCATCACTGCATTTACTACATATAGCAAGCAAATCCTCCCGACCAGCATCCCCACAAATATCACATACTTTTACCTGTTTCAAGCAACTAAATGACTCCAGCAGAAGAGAAGAGAGACAATTctcatgaaaagaaaacaaccaaAAGAAAAAGAAGTCCTCAACATATTCTGAGAAAACACCCACATACAAGTTTGTGAATGATACAGGTATATATTGAAGTAACTGCAAGATAATACCCTTTTCTTCAACATGTTAATTTCAAAAACTTCCAATTCTATAAAGATATTTGATCCTTACCAGAACTCTAATTTTCATTGTAAGTACATTTGATCACATTAAAGTAATTCCATTCCACAGGAATGCATTTTCAATGATTAGTTCCTAGACCAACTTGAAAGCAGCCACCATGATGATTTAGATAAGGCAAAATTTCATACTTTCCCTACGACCTCAACAAAATTCCCCTTTGCTGATTGCcccaataaaatgcactaaaacaGGAGGAAAAAAGCATCATTTACCACCCAAAAAGAAGGCCTTTATAGAATAGATCTTTCAATCCAAAAACCACCAAGTTTTTGAAATCATTACCCCTTTACCAATCACCATTGTTAAACAAAATATGTCAAGTTGATACATGTAAGTTATATACATGCGAATATAGATATTAAACATAGATAGATAGCTTCACAAAACCCAAATGCAAAAGCACaacagaaaagaaaatacaaattcCAAAAACAATGGAAAATCACAGCTTGAGCTTCTGAAAATGCAATGAAAGTGAAATTACTCACATCATGTTCCTCAATTTCTGACTCATCACTTTCATCCCTGGATACAGATTGCAAACCAGGCTCCCGCATATCAGTTAATTCAACTGACtcatttgacttctcattttcttcaaCTTGGTTGGCACATTTAAAACCTTCATTCATTCGGTCTCCTCTATCTTTTTTAGTACCTTCTTCTACCTTTGTACAAACTTTACTTGAAACCTTGGAAGTATCAAACTTTGTATCTTCTTCCAACTGAGTTCCATTAGTGGTGGAGGATAGGCACCTGCTCTGGACCTTCAGTGAGCTACTGCCAGCATATACATCATTTGAAGGTATCTCTAATAACTCTGCCTTAGGAAAAATTAGTGCCTTTCCAGTTCCTTCCAAAAGTTGGCTTGAAACCTTAGAAGAATCAAACTTAGTATCTTCTTCAAAATCTCTTCCATCGGCAGTGGATGAGAGACACCTGCTCTGGACCTTCTGTGAGCTACTGCCAGCATATGCATCATTTGAAGGTGTCCCTAACAACTCTGACTTCGGCAAAATTAGTGCCTTTCCAGTTCCTTCTGCAAGTTGACTTGAAACCATAGAAGTACCTAACTTTCTATCTTCTTCCAACTCTGTTCCATTTGAGGTGGACAGACACCTGCTCTGGACATTCAGTGAGCTATTGCCAGCATATGCATCATTTGAAGGTGTCTCTAACAACTCTGACTCGGGCGAAATTGGTGCTTTTTCAGTTCCCTCTGATCCTAAACTACCAACTAAAGCTGAACTACATGATAAATTCTTCCTGTCTACGTTCCTGTTATGATGAATTACTGTTATACTTGCATCATTGGCTCTACTAACACATGATATGTTATCATCGTGCCCTTCTAACACTTTGGGATACTCATTCTTATTTGATGGAGTTATCTGATCCAAAATGCTCTGCGGTTTTGGAAAAAGTTGATCCACTACAACAGTTCCACCAAAGGACAATTTCGGAAGCATCTCAGACTCAACCGAGGCATCAACCATATCAGTACAATTTATGCTTGCTTTACTTTCCACATTTTCAGATAAAGAATCATGACTCGAATTGACACTAAGCAGGTTACTTGCTTCACTAGTGGTATGCTGTAAGCTGTCATATGCTCTATTTTTAAAAGGAAAAAGATCATCCTCATTGATAGAATTCTGACTTGTTGCAGTTTCATGAAAGGTTTCATCAGAAAATCCGTTGCCCTTTGATCCCATACAAGCAAGTTTAAGATGCATACAAGATGAACAAGGAGTGGAACACACGTTACAAGTCCCAGACTCTACCCTCGTACGAACCTTCCGTCTCATGGAACGCTTGCCTAATCTTTTCTCTGACTGCGATGGtaactagagagagagagagagagagagagagagagagagagagagaagtaaaAACAAGATATAAGAAAAAAAGTAAAAACAAGATATAAGAACTGAATTCACAACTTCCTGATGCCCAAAATCTTCCCTACGTAATTTTCAACATTAGAGTATTGctggtgtgagagagagagagagagagagagagagagagcaaaacCAATAAAACCaaacaattaaaaataaagtCAAAGCTAATAACAACAAACAAAGAAAACTATTAAGGATTAAATTGCCAAGAGATATCCAAGCAGCATTTTATAATATCATGCAATCACCATAAACATGGAGCATATGTAAAACGGTAGTGAACGGAAGTCATGGTGGGGGAACTGTGACGGTTGTGGCAGTGACAATCATGGCAACGGTAGGAGCCATGATGGTGGGTACTTTTCATCAACTTAATAAATTAAggagaatttttgaaaaaaaattgagaataaaCACTTAAAACTAAAAAAGTCATCAGATGCTTTTAAAGAATTAAGAGCTTAATATGATAAAACAAACTTAAATATCTAAGTTCTGaatattttcattttaagttagcaAACAACCCCAAGTGGCCAGAGCTTCGCTGAGTGTAGGTAGGTCAGACAAAGAAAATTTTCTCCCCAAGTTCTATTTAGCATAGAATGAATGAGAAAGATGTTCTTCAAGTGTTGGTTAACCATTGAACACAATAAGAAAATTAAATTCAGTAAATATTAACAACTTTGCTTAGTAGTGGCAACGTGCAATTTCTAAATTTATGCATTAATTTCATGCATCCCATCAGGAAGTTCAATTATCTTATAAGACAACATTACTTATTTATGTTTACGACTTATAATTGTAGGGCAATACTACATACTTACAATTCTTGAAACAATTAAATCATTTCCCAAATAAGGAAGATAGGATAAATACAATCCTATGGTTCTAATCATAATTTATCAGCAATAATCAAGAATATCTAGGGTAAACTCAGTTTATAGTTTGAATAGTTACACATAATGCATTCACACGAATTTCATAATTTAACTTTTTGATGCATTTTCTAAACTTTCAAGTAACTCTTCTAGAAATTTATACGCTAATTTTTCTCAATATTAATTGGATTCTCAATATAAAAGCACTAGAATGCAAACACACACTCTTTGTACCTTATCTTCCTCctattaattttgagtttttttgTCAAAAACATCCCATCTGTGTCTTCAACTTCTAATTCTTCCTCTTGCTCTTCAATTCCACAAACAGTTGTTTAATACTGAAAACCACAAGTTTTTTTCTTCAATTAAAGCCCAAACTACCGCTGATTTTCCTAATCAAATAAGCGCTTGCTAGAAACCTATTCCCTTTCTAACCTTGAAAGTTTTCATATTCCTCCATCTTGTTTCTCAACAAATCTGTCTTTTCCTCCAACATCTACTATAGCCAAATTCAAGCCTTAGCCCTGAAAATCCTTTCCCTATTATTTATCTGCTCCAGCCCTAGACCACCAATAAGCAAATGTGAAAAGTTCTCCAAATCTGTCTTCATCTCATATACTGATAGAAGATGCTATCCCATGTCATCTGCATCCCAAATCTAAAATTGCAATATGATGGCGTACATGCGTGCTTTAAAAGCAACAGTTCTCCACTAAATGCATGCAGATTCTCACACCGTTTCAATACCAATCACCTTCAGCCTTTAGTTTTTTCAGTTCAAAAattgtagagagagagagagagaagggatttttttttttttttttttttttgggagagAGGGGGAGAGAGGGGGGAGGGTGGTAGGTCACTCAAGTCAGTGGTGACAAGATGCTAGATTAACACCATCATAGAATTTCAACTCCAACAACATCCTTGCAAATATATGCCCACTCATGCATGCATCTGGATCTAAATATTGAATAAAACCACCATTTACTTGCCAACAAAAAGCTAAAGATATTGACGCTATTTTTGCATCATAGGCATTATTCTATAAAGCAAAAAAAAAAGCCATGGAATTTGTTCAGCTTCTccacttttaattaatttattaatatcctAGCAAGTAAGATTACCATGAAAAATTTGCTCAAAAACAAATGATCTCACACTGTATCTTCCCCTTTGGAAGCTAAGATTGTCTCAACCCCTGGTTTTGCAAAGAAGAACAGCTGACTTGACCAAGTTTATTACAAAGTTTAACTTGGCATACTACAAACAAGTTGTGGTACTCCCATACTCATAGGACTTCAAACAAATAGGGAAGTCCAAGCTCGATGTAGGAACTTGATTCAAATTATCCATGTGCCATTAGAATTTGAGTAGTTTAAGTCTACAGTTAGATTATATAGAACATCCAACATGACCTGAAAAACCTCTCATCTAACTAAAACTACAGCCCCAGAAGTTAAATTGTCAGCCAAACACCATTTTAAGCAACTTCGAAGAAGAATCACAAGGTATAAGTGGTAAAAACTTCATAGTCAATCTGCATATTCTAAGAAATCAACTGAGAAAGGGATTCACAAATGATAAACCCGTTGCAATACAAGCGGATTCATCCACTCATATTAGGTATAGAACATATAGCTGAGAGAACCCGTACTTGATCTCTACATTTTTATTCTATTTGATTTTTTATTCATAGTTTTTGGAGGGGAAAGTGAAGGGAAGAAGATAATTGAAGAGTAAAAGATATAGAAAGATGATAAGAACAACAGAATGCAAATTACCCTTTTTTGCTCACCATATTCTTCTCAATATCTTCTTCAGTTTCTTCTACTGGCCCTTGCATGCGAAAACTCCCTCTCAAGACTGAAGTGATCTAAAAAGCACACCAAAACTACATCAATTGCTACTCCATTACTACTAAAAGTAAATGAATCAATCTCCAGTTCCATCATCAAGtgcttaaataaaatttttttaaaaaaagtaccAATTCGACAATACCTAAATTCCACAAAACCGAAACTCCCaataactcaaatcaattcacCATGTAatccaataaaaataaatttcaaaacgaaaattaaaaaaaaaaaaaaaaaaaaaaaccctaattacatgccTTTGGTTCCCCAATCACCTCCGTCGCATTGTATAGCTCTTCCACGCCCCGTTCCCTTCGCCCGACTGCCATCCCCGCCACCACCGACACAATCCCCCGCAATCAAACAACATCAAATCCAAATTATTTCAATCACCATAAATTGCTCCAAATTTCTCCTTCCGCCTCCCAAATTGAACACGATTTATATCCCTGTAATCCTCTCCCTATCTAGGCTTTTCCCTTTTCTACAAAAAAAAACAACAAGAGCAAAAACCAGACGATATCCCTTTTACTACCCCTTACAAGAGGATCTGATATACAAATACACACAATCATACACCCCACACCcccttgtatatatatatatatatatagaaatacgtaatatttttaatattaattactactactattattatttattatttttccacGCTCTCTATGATCCGAAGAGAAATCATCAAATGCTCAGCTTAAGATAATCCATGAACGTAATCATCTTCTTGCTTTCTCTGCTTAAATTGCCTTGTCTATGGACcaacctctctccctctctctctatatatatgtaCACTGTAGTTATTTTCTCTCTCCAATAtttctttctctctctagaaTTAGATGAGTTTTTCTGATTTTCCTATCTCACTCCACATTATTTTCCTGGAAAATGAGTTCATTGTCTAGATTTACATTTTTAATGGAGGGTCTTCTCCCTTGGGTCAGCTATTACAATTTTAaaggatttttcttttttctttttatttttatttttttatttatttttttggtatttatttatttataattttaagccAATCACGAGAGCTTTCGTTGCACGTGTGCTAAAGAAAACTGTCTGTTGGCACGTGTGGTCCGTGATACGCAATCGGGTATTGACTCGGCCCGTTTGTGTGGTTAGCCTAGGCTCATAACGCGTGGTCGCTGCATCTCACTATCTTGCGCCAGTGGCgttatctttctttcttttcttaaaaaaaaaatctaatattttgtaatttataaatattattaattaccaattgatttcatattttatattttaaatatatatattttgaattttttcctactatataatttttttataaagaaaataaataattatttatgatGAAATATTAGATCATCATATTATTTTAGTgagaatttatttttataatattttattatttataattattcataattgaaataattttttaaaacaaaTATGGAAAGCAGTTACATCAAATTGCCCATTTGAGAACTAGTTAGGATTTTATGCGTCATTGGTATTTACATGACAAATTTGTTATTTAGGAAATaatattataagaaaataaagaaaataaacgtATATGATGAtatgaagttttaaatttaattattattaaaataaaattaaaaaaaaaatcaaatatgcaTATATTCATCCACGTTAGTTTTCACCAAAAAATTTAGCTAGTgaacaaataaaattttagagaTAAAAATGTAATTTAGTGTTAAATTTAATGCCTTTTGATGTAGTTTATCATTAATAACGCCGTTTTGCATGTGAAAATAGAGTGACTAGATTTTGATTTCTGCTGAAAAAtatattgaattgaattgatttaatttaaatgatgtttggtttaacttttaaaaaattagttttatatatatatatggcttataaattaatttaaatttataaatatttaaaattttaaacagttatttttttgttaaaatatttaaagaatagtttaaaattatatttattattaaaataattaaatatatatatatattaaataatatttataataaaatatttagttaatttAACTTATGTGTATAATATATAATCACCAAAATAAAAAGTAGGCCTGTCAACTTATTTTTTTTAAGCTTATAAGTAAAaatcattataaataaatatatcaacctatttttaaaatatataaattaatttgattagcTTATAAATTAAAACAAACACCTTTTAATCTTCTTATTTCATaagtattttataaataaattgctTAAACAAAATTGTTCAATTAATAAGgtcaaaataattgaattaatcaAATAAATGAAACTTTATAATCTATGTTGTACTATGTTATTTTGCACCCTTACATACACGTAAGTATGTAAGCCTCATTTTTTTAGCCTTTTATAGTTGGATAAATTACCaatcattttttaatttatatggattttatattttaattatttaatttaaatttactaaaaaaagaataatataaaatttattttgatgaagtattaatttaatattattaaaaaaaaaacttaaaaacttACTATTGTAAGCtaaagaaattatttttaaaataaaattaaaattaaaaaaattaataaattaaaattaaataactgaaatcaaataaatatttaaattgaaaGGCGATTAATACGATTAACCTTTTTATAGTTTCATTCTCACGCACACTACAAAAGACAACTATTTTAATGTCTTCTTTTTTTTGCTATATGTGTTCAATGCTCACAGTCAATGAAGAGTCATGAACTATTTTTAAGGGATCAAAGTCAAATTTAATATGTAattgtacttaatttttttttttatgaagtaataaaatttttttcaccAAGTTACAGAAAAATGTTGGACCCTATCCTAGGAGAGAAAAGTTTTAGGAAATCAGGGACACCAGACTCTCATCTAGAAGTGTCAAGAATTGTTTCTGGTTGTTTAGATTTATTTGAGTTTGCTTAGAAAAATTAGGGTTGAttgttgaaattttttatttatttttagaaaatatgaaattatgcAATTATTGAAATAGTTTCATTGTAATTTAGTGGTTGAAATTTTGGTTTGAATTGGTTGAATGTGTTGAAATGGGAGAGAGGATTTTGAATTCTAACCAATTATTTTTAGTTGATTGGATAAGAAACCTATTGGTTATAAATCAaaccaaatcaatttatatcaatctGACTTTGTCACGATCTAACCtataggccggaccggcactaggacctgggtcggCATAAAGCTCCCGAGGCCGGTAGTAAACTTTACTGTTCTTAAATCACAAccaagcccacaatttaggcccaatatgcatataaaataatttaaattaaattgttataattttatttcaggtcAGCTTAatccagtaattatcagaaactaaaattaggggagctcaGCTCAATCCTGTTACattatttacaaactatttaaaattcacaaaaatttttcatttgttaatacaaaaatttaaattcatgcaatttctgacaggattaatgctactactagtacatgcggagttataaattacaaatttagataataataatacagttaagtaatttttttcataacctgcgaggaaatgaataaattattttaaaaaatgtctcctcctgtagcctgaaaaaatatggtgaacaggagtgagcgttcgactcagagagtaaaatacaaaatttaactgtaatctctatagctatctaaagctattACACTCTGTAGAAtgtaacatcgtcataattttcatacaattcatatcataatagtaaaaaggcaattcggagcactcacacacccaacactgtcaaacaatacatatatgggagctgatcccctatacagccctctttatCCAACATctaccagcgagtgtctctcaagccggactttcgcttagtaaaccaaatgtggggtcccagcgagtgtctctcaagccgtgtctaccccgaatgaccgggtcccagcgagtgtctctcaagccgtgtctacccgtcctgttcatatccaataccatactacacgcacgccacgcacacacactgctccaaattaccacaaacaacatccatggcacttcaacaattatgaatgcaatataaaacgtgcctagtgtttaactacatagatacatatttataagtgatgtatgggtatgcttgaacatataataatatcgaaattataattaaaattaatattttactcacagtacatcgATGACTATTGTGACTGCTGGATGGAggaaaatagctgacatcgatcacctaaataattatattataaatttattaatactaagtcaaaataaaactctaaatagaCAACAGACAAACTAATTcatgctgaaaatccggcagagtttcccttaTATCTAGGACatactcaacctgcaaaaggtttcaaaatacacttctatatccgcCAATCATACAattacaactcaatcacatcataaggcccctcctgggcccacccaaacagtcaacaaccataatttgaaaaattataatttagcctCTATAACTAGCCATtttacaaaaactacccaaatgagctctaaaaattttaaaattttgccctgcggtccttaataatattataaggctactgcaaaagaaattataattttctgatcatccacgaatattttataaatttttttttaaatcggtATTAGCcgaaatgagcaacttggagttcgggtttacctatgctaattCTGACACTTGAAACACGTCCAGAACATCTAAAAATGCTAGAATTGACTATAATATTGGCCACGTTCTGAGACGGGTTGCTGGACAGCCGAATCTAGCTGAAAATGTGGTCTCAACGCCGGTGAGCTATTCTCGATCTGATAGCACCTCaattaagtccaaattttgttaataattatcataaaattatttttaaatttttgataattgAAAAAATTCGAAAATCTCATAAAGCGATATAGACCGTCCGATTATCGcatttttcaaacggtgtccgataGAAGTGAGACCGGTCTTATCTTGAAGATCTcgtcgtcctgagtccatcggtggcctcggatttcTGATCCGGCGATCGGATCGCCAGAAAAGTGGTCGGAAAGCCATTGCCGTCACTTTCTCTCTCTTCGAAACTTGCCGAAAACCTCCATGGAATGGAGCACCGCCTGTAGGGATGGGAAGCCCGTGGTCCTAGGAGTCAAGCGCCACCCTCCACTGGTCGAAACGCCACCAGGAACTGCCGGAATCACGCTTGAAAGGACGTGGCTACCGGCCGCGTTGGGGCCTCCTCTCGCTGCCGTTTGCTGTCCAAGGGATTGCCGGTGCCGCTGGGGATTACTGGAAGCTCACCAGACCTCTGCAGACCGTCGCCCGCCTTTGGGTCGGCCGGAGACGCAGTTaacggagagggagagggagagagacggGAGGAAGAGATAGAGACGAGAGGGAGGGGCTTACtgcgttttttttttattattatcttttaattacATAGCTAGTCCCTAAAGTTTCATGAGTTATTCACTTAAgtccaaatttttaattttttgaagttTTAgctttcaatttaaaacaataataataatatatgaaaAACAAAATGATACCTATTTAACAAAAAATACCattgtgaaaatattaatttaaatttataaataaaatatcaatagattATCAggtcaataaaataaaaaaaaatatatttatttaaaaaattgggTTGTTACATGTTCCCATATAATGTATTTTAGTTATTTGATTTTTTTCAGTTTGATTCAAAATCGAAGTATAACTTATAATtcttgataaatttcataaaatgaaTTACAAtttactttataatttttttattattttctcacTTTGATTAACAGAAAATTCATTGACTTTAATTAAAAGGCTATATCATTAACAGAATCAAAATTAtgagattaaattatttaaaattaaaaataaaaaaattaatattgattTTTTACTAACCTTTAAGAGTTTAATTGTAATAcaccttttttttattaataacggaGATTATGGATAATTGcgttaat comes from the Hevea brasiliensis isolate MT/VB/25A 57/8 chromosome 5, ASM3005281v1, whole genome shotgun sequence genome and includes:
- the LOC110661878 gene encoding uncharacterized protein LOC110661878 isoform X3, with protein sequence MQGPVEETEEDIEKNMLPSQSEKRLGKRSMRRKVRTRVESGTCNVCSTPCSSCMHLKLACMGSKGNGFSDETFHETATSQNSINEDDLFPFKNRAYDSLQHTTSEASNLLSVNSSHDSLSENVESKASINCTDMVDASVESEMLPKLSFGGTVVVDQLFPKPQSILDQITPSNKNEYPKVLEGHDDNISCVSRANDASITVIHHNRNVDRKNLSCSSALVGSLGSEGTEKAPISPESELLETPSNDAYAGNSSLNVQSRCLSTSNGTELEEDRKLGTSMVSSQLAEGTGKALILPKSELLGTPSNDAYAGSSSQKVQSRCLSSTADGRDFEEDTKFDSSKVSSQLLEGTGKALIFPKAELLEIPSNDVYAGSSSLKVQSRCLSSTTNGTQLEEDTKFDTSKVSSKVCTKVEEGTKKDRGDRMNEGFKCANQVEENEKSNESVELTDMREPGLQSVSRDESDESEIEEHDVKVCDICGDAGREDLLAICSKCSDGAEHTYCMREMLQKVPEGDWLCEECKLAEETENQKQGSDSEGKRMNKASAHSSGKRHVETMEVASASKRQAIETTFGSPKSSSPSRPAALLRDSSFKGLDKGKVNPAQQTSFVNHSSIDTPETARSSIVPRIQTPKGTLLKSNSFNTFSKSKVKLVDEVPQKQKGSRENRSLDIKEGTARMISKSMSFRSVSSVRSNATDSKVKMLSSKFSQAQDIKALKQVKEQSAFESKSSSKLGRPMGVSVTNSSNISVPKVSQKLTPHGDSVMVSTTSNNKESNASQSDGKLGSLSRSTSSIARKGAEIPVTSVRSLPANGISSAFVEQKLNQVSPKDEPSSSSSGTAERPYHNMDENLQDGLSRSRESSNQSEKTRESSVSRSRPAITAGPKNITCQKCKEIGHATDCCTVVSPRASVVDTSAARTVREDMSKGSKLKAAIEAAMLKKPGIFKKKKESDQSDGLSSLNVDVTFEIAPHDQFSVSNKIRNMISDEGTEEGQANIGICSSENYKEANINNEKQLNVHSTDAVSPFKAMVLDSTIPSLGKPIHALGATPLFSKMLIIPQHEYIWQGAFEVCRGGKLLNLYGGIQAHLSTCASPKVLEVANQFPQKITMDEVPRLSMWPRQFHDNGSKEDNIALYFFAKDLESYEKSYKNLLDNMIKRDLALKGYFDGVEFLIFPSTQLLENSQRWNTLFFLWGVFRGNRSSCSDSFNKLVIPGSNVVPWDMNSPDKPLTSLNGDLDNKASQTNSEEQDGRLDSNSLSTNAASSAFFCSETRCTSPSKEPATLPECRVDTEHKPSTQATGISTGSKSREETQSHVDASCVRENSSSFKVFQVGDKGEDVRESVVEEKMVDRMDTHRDEVKVERNLNENSLMMDAEASSGRDLNKGLDWQSNSRKRSYLDLSETAPRTSSSTGQKMPWDTVDGESIKKLKTGFCELYGCSSAREGNSLSDGFASQICDLGSSSSIEERSCDKAADEKVILEDIGTTERYFFPVDSRRVKDFRLGDNSMPWKEYSSNDEDQFHDEVPNLELALGAEAKTPNKGILPFFVGMVEKNNSQKKTPDNVTDKEEEDGVSASLSLSLSFPFPDEEQTVKPVSKTEQLLPERHNVNTSLLLFGGFSDK